In Verrucomicrobiia bacterium, the sequence TAGATATTTAGCTTCTTGTCGTGCGCGACGTTTCATAAAACAAATCGCTAAAATTAGAAAAGCCAAATCAAAAATCAGCGCAAAAAGCGCATAAATCCCACCCGCCATGTTCAACACAACCGGCATTAAACTGATAGGAATTAGGGCTAACGTATAACCTAAAATTTGACGCGCGGTATGATTTCCGTCTTGATCCAAAACGGGTAACATTTGAAATTCCGCTGCAGCATAATCGTCGCGATACATCCAAGCAATCGCCAAAAAATGCGGAATTTGCCAGAAAAAAATAATTGCAAAAAGCGCAACTGCTTCGATAGAAATCTCATTTCTCACTGCAGCCCAACCGATGACAGGTGGCAAAGCGCCAGGAATCGCACCGACTAACGTATTTAAAAGTGTTTTTCGTTTAAGCGGAGTATAGACAAACAAATAAATCGCCCAAGTTAATCCCGCTAACAAACTCGCCAAAGCATTCACCCATCCTGCTAAATAAACTATGCCCACTAAACTTATTAATAAACCAACAATACAAGCTTCTTGAACTGATAAACGTCCAGCGGGTAAAGGCCGATCTTGTGTGCGACGCATCCGCTTATCCCATTCTCGCTCTAAAACCTGATTCAAAGCTGCCGCACCACCTGCTACCAAAGCCGTGCCCACTATCGCATGGAAAAACAAAAAGCTATCAAAAGTAAAAGCGCTAGCTAAATAAAAACCAACGCCTGTGGTAATTAAAACCAACAAAGTTAACCTAACTTTGAAAAGTTCTGCATAATCTGCAAGGCGTACGGAAAAAGGAAGAGATTGTTTCACTGAAGTTACTGCGCCCGATTTCATACTATACTGCTCGCTAACTCGATTGGAACTGAGTTTTCAACTTGAATTCGCGCAAGAACTCGCGCTCTCCATAATAAAGCTAAAAGTAAACTACCCGTAACAAAAATCAAACTTCCTACAATCACATGTCCAGTCGCCACGTCAGCCGCCTTATTACTCCAAATGGTCCATGCGCCCAAAGCAATTTGCAAAATCACCAAGCACAACCACAACGTTGCCCATTTTCTTAAAAAATTTCTTTCTCGAAATAGTGATATCCAACAGCTTATCACTCCCAGAAAAATAAGCCCTGCAATGCCTCGGTGACCTAATTGCAAGTGAATTTGAAAGCGATCTGTCGGTTGCAACCCTTGAATTTGCAATCTTCTTTCATTAATCTGATTCAATCGAGCCTCATCTAAATTGGGAATAACCTGACCATAAGCCAAAGGAAAATCCGTAATGGCAAGATCAGCATGCTCATGACGCATAATAGCTCCCAAAATCAGTTGCAAAAAAATGAGTCCTAATGTAATCGCAGTTAAAGTAAAAGTGGATTTTGCAATGGGCTTTTCTAAAGAAAAATCCAACCACGTTCGCGAAAAAAAGAGTGGCAATAAACTCATTAAAACTAAAAAACTCTGCGCCAAACAAGCGTGAAAAATTCCAATTTCATCCTTCATCCAAACCACGCGCAATCCCCCTAAAACGCCTTGCAAAACAACAAGTAACACTGCCAACCAAGCTAATTTTTTTATCCAAGACCGTTTTTCTTTAATCGTAATGAAAATAGCTAAAAAAATTGTTAAAAAACCTACCCCCGAAGCAATCAATCGATGCGAGTGTTCCATCAAAATCCCGCCCACCATTTTAGACCAGGGAAAGAAAAACATGTTATAACCATAAGTCGTTGGCCAATCTGGCACTGACATACCAACATTATGGCTCGTCACCAAACCACCTGCTCCGATCAAAATAAGAGTCGCAAAAGCCACGAAACAACTCGCCCAAAACAAACTGGCTCGATATTGTGGAATAGTCATGAGTTATTGTCCAAATTCTTTAACTCTTAGATTAATACGAAACCCTTACCGGGTCAATGAACAGAATAAACAATTGCGATGCGCAACAATTTTATTTTTGATTTAAAATTTAAATCATTGAGTCACTGCAGTTTTTTCTTTAAGCCACGCTTCAAAATCCTCGGCTTTATCTATCACGAGAAGCCCTTTCATGTTATAATGGCCTTGGCCACAAAGCTGCGCGCAAACAATTTCAAATTCTCCCACTCGTGTTGGAGTAAACCATACTGGGACACTCGTTCCAGGAATCGCATCCTGAGATATTCGCATATTAGGCAAATCGTAATTATGAATCACATCTTTTGAGCTGATATAAACAATGGCCGGCTTATCCAATGGCAAATGCATTTCATTATAATTCACAATATCATCCTTCGCGGCCGGATCGTTATCATAATCCAATCCTAACGGGTTCGCTGCCGTAACCAGATCCGGGTCACCTTTACCAAATTGATTATCCGGCCCGGGATAATGAAAATTCCAACCGAACTGTTGTCCAA encodes:
- the cyoE gene encoding heme o synthase, translating into MKSGAVTSVKQSLPFSVRLADYAELFKVRLTLLVLITTGVGFYLASAFTFDSFLFFHAIVGTALVAGGAAALNQVLEREWDKRMRRTQDRPLPAGRLSVQEACIVGLLISLVGIVYLAGWVNALASLLAGLTWAIYLFVYTPLKRKTLLNTLVGAIPGALPPVIGWAAVRNEISIEAVALFAIIFFWQIPHFLAIAWMYRDDYAAAEFQMLPVLDQDGNHTARQILGYTLALIPISLMPVVLNMAGGIYALFALIFDLAFLILAICFMKRRARQEAKYLFLASIFYLPLLLTVLVLDKR
- a CDS encoding COX15/CtaA family protein, translated to MTIPQYRASLFWASCFVAFATLILIGAGGLVTSHNVGMSVPDWPTTYGYNMFFFPWSKMVGGILMEHSHRLIASGVGFLTIFLAIFITIKEKRSWIKKLAWLAVLLVVLQGVLGGLRVVWMKDEIGIFHACLAQSFLVLMSLLPLFFSRTWLDFSLEKPIAKSTFTLTAITLGLIFLQLILGAIMRHEHADLAITDFPLAYGQVIPNLDEARLNQINERRLQIQGLQPTDRFQIHLQLGHRGIAGLIFLGVISCWISLFRERNFLRKWATLWLCLVILQIALGAWTIWSNKAADVATGHVIVGSLIFVTGSLLLALLWRARVLARIQVENSVPIELASSIV